A part of Pectobacterium cacticida genomic DNA contains:
- the mutS gene encoding DNA mismatch repair protein MutS, translating to MNEATDKDFAAHTPMMQQYLKLKAEHPEILLFYRMGDFYELFYDDAKRASQLLDISLTKRGASAGEPIPMAGVPHHAVENYLARLVQMGESVAICEQIGDPATSKGPVERKVVRIVTPGTISDEALLQEKQDNLLAAIWQDGRGFGYATLDISSGRFRVSEPADRETMAAELQRTNPAELLYPESFDSMDLIENRHGLRRRPLWEFELDTARQQLNMQFGTRDLTGFGVEQATLALRAAGCLLQYAKDTQRTSLPHIHGMTMERQQDGIIMDAATRRNLELTQNLSGGTENTLAAVLDCTVTAMGSRMLKRWIHMPSRDIEVLKQRQQAISALQDIAPTLQPSLRQVGDLERILARLALRTARPRDLARMRHAFQQFPDIREQLSSLDSDAVRRLVSLIGQFDELRDLLERAIVETPPVLVRDGGVIAPGYHAELDEWRSLADGASDYLDRLEIREREKLGIDTLKVGFNGVHGYYIQVSRGQSHLVPIHYVRRQTLKNAERYIIPELKEYEDKVLTSKGKALALEKALYDELFDLLLPHLAELQQSAAALAELDVLTNLAERADTLNYVCPTLSDKPGIKIAGGRHPVVEQVLHEPFISNPLSLSPQRRMLIITGPNMGGKSTYMRQAALIVLMAHIGCFVPADQAVIGPIDRIFTRVGAADDLASGRSTFMVEMTETANILHNATENSLVLMDEIGRGTSTYDGLSLAWACAENLANRIKAMTLFATHYFELTTLPEKMEGVVNVHLDAREHNDTIAFMHSVQDGAASKSYGLAVAALAGVPKEVIKRARQKLRELEALSNHASSSHVDGAQLALLGNDDPPPAIEALEAIDPDSLTPRQALDWLYQLKCISSDLI from the coding sequence ATGAATGAAGCCACAGACAAGGACTTCGCCGCCCACACGCCGATGATGCAGCAGTACCTTAAACTAAAGGCGGAACATCCGGAAATTCTGCTGTTTTATCGTATGGGCGATTTTTATGAACTGTTCTATGACGATGCTAAGCGGGCTTCCCAGTTGCTGGATATTTCGCTAACCAAGCGGGGCGCCTCAGCGGGTGAGCCAATCCCCATGGCTGGCGTGCCTCATCATGCCGTCGAGAATTATCTTGCCAGACTGGTGCAAATGGGTGAATCCGTCGCGATTTGTGAACAAATCGGCGATCCAGCCACCAGCAAAGGCCCGGTTGAACGTAAAGTCGTTCGCATTGTTACGCCAGGCACCATCAGCGACGAAGCGCTGTTGCAAGAAAAGCAGGATAATTTGTTGGCGGCAATCTGGCAGGATGGGCGAGGTTTTGGTTATGCCACGCTGGATATTAGCTCTGGGCGCTTCCGTGTCAGTGAACCTGCCGATCGGGAAACGATGGCGGCTGAATTACAGCGTACCAATCCAGCAGAATTGCTCTATCCTGAGTCCTTTGACTCCATGGATTTGATCGAAAATCGCCATGGGCTGCGCCGTCGTCCACTATGGGAATTTGAATTAGATACCGCGCGCCAGCAGCTCAACATGCAATTTGGCACCCGCGATTTAACCGGTTTCGGCGTAGAACAGGCGACGCTTGCGCTGCGGGCCGCCGGATGTCTGTTGCAGTACGCGAAAGATACGCAGCGTACCTCGCTGCCACATATTCACGGAATGACGATGGAACGTCAGCAGGATGGCATTATCATGGATGCCGCCACTCGGCGTAACCTTGAACTGACGCAGAATTTATCTGGCGGAACAGAAAATACGCTGGCTGCCGTGTTGGATTGTACCGTGACGGCAATGGGCAGCCGGATGCTGAAGCGCTGGATTCATATGCCTAGCCGCGATATTGAGGTACTCAAACAGCGCCAACAGGCTATTAGCGCATTACAAGATATTGCGCCGACATTGCAACCCTCACTGCGTCAGGTTGGCGATCTTGAACGCATTCTAGCGCGTCTCGCATTACGCACGGCACGCCCTCGCGATCTGGCGCGCATGCGCCATGCTTTCCAACAATTTCCCGATATTCGTGAACAACTTTCATCACTCGACAGTGATGCCGTTCGCCGTCTGGTCAGTCTGATCGGGCAATTTGATGAACTCCGCGATTTACTGGAGCGGGCGATTGTCGAAACACCGCCTGTGCTGGTTCGAGATGGCGGCGTTATCGCACCGGGCTACCATGCGGAATTGGATGAGTGGCGCTCACTAGCCGATGGCGCCAGCGATTATCTCGATCGGCTGGAGATTCGCGAACGCGAAAAACTGGGAATCGATACGCTAAAAGTCGGCTTTAATGGCGTACACGGCTATTACATTCAGGTTAGCCGTGGTCAGAGTCATCTGGTGCCGATCCACTATGTCCGCCGTCAGACGCTGAAAAATGCCGAGCGCTATATTATCCCGGAGTTAAAAGAGTACGAGGATAAGGTTCTGACATCAAAAGGCAAAGCGCTCGCGCTGGAGAAAGCGCTCTATGACGAATTGTTCGATCTGCTCTTGCCTCACCTTGCCGAACTTCAGCAAAGCGCGGCCGCGCTGGCCGAACTGGATGTTCTGACGAATTTAGCTGAACGTGCCGATACGCTGAACTATGTTTGCCCCACGCTGAGTGATAAACCCGGTATCAAGATCGCGGGGGGGCGTCATCCCGTCGTTGAGCAGGTACTGCATGAGCCATTTATCTCAAATCCGTTATCGCTGTCGCCACAGCGTCGCATGCTGATTATCACTGGTCCCAATATGGGCGGGAAAAGCACCTATATGCGTCAGGCCGCACTGATTGTGTTAATGGCGCATATCGGCTGTTTTGTCCCTGCGGATCAGGCCGTTATTGGCCCGATCGATCGCATTTTTACCCGCGTGGGTGCGGCAGACGATCTGGCTTCGGGCCGCTCCACCTTTATGGTGGAGATGACGGAAACGGCGAATATCCTGCACAATGCCACGGAAAACAGTCTGGTATTGATGGATGAGATCGGTCGAGGAACCTCGACTTATGATGGGTTGTCGCTGGCATGGGCCTGTGCTGAGAACCTGGCGAATCGTATTAAAGCGATGACGCTCTTTGCAACGCATTACTTTGAACTCACTACCCTGCCGGAAAAAATGGAAGGGGTGGTCAATGTCCATTTAGATGCCCGCGAGCATAACGATACCATTGCCTTTATGCACAGCGTACAAGATGGCGCAGCCAGCAAAAGTTACGGTCTTGCCGTCGCCGCGCTGGCTGGCGTTCCGAAAGAGGTAATCAAGCGAGCGCGCCAGAAGCTAAGGGAGTTGGAAGCATTATCGAATCATGCATCATCCAGCCATGTTGATGGTGCGCAGTTGGCATTGCTGGGCAATGATGATCCGCCACCGGCCATTGAGGCGCTGGAAGCGATTGACCCTGATTCGCTCACACCGCGTCAGGCGCTGGATTGGCTTTATCAGCTTAAGTGTATTAGCTCAGACCTGATCTGA
- a CDS encoding type II toxin-antitoxin system PemK/MazF family toxin codes for MPPKKGTSKFKRGQIWNIDLSPTRGHEIRTGVKDNTRPCLILSPSNVNKIGMVFIAPITQGASDIASEEGFLVTLSGAGTKTAGKIVLNQSRFLDIKDRVSSSSPVEKVDDYIVEECLGKLNAILDLELEEED; via the coding sequence ATGCCACCGAAAAAAGGAACCAGTAAGTTTAAGCGTGGGCAAATTTGGAATATTGATTTATCACCAACACGAGGTCATGAGATTAGGACAGGGGTAAAAGATAACACTCGACCTTGTTTGATATTATCACCCTCTAATGTTAACAAGATAGGTATGGTTTTTATTGCCCCAATTACGCAAGGCGCATCAGATATTGCAAGTGAAGAAGGATTTCTTGTTACATTATCTGGTGCAGGCACAAAAACAGCGGGTAAAATTGTTTTAAATCAATCACGATTTTTAGATATTAAAGATCGTGTTAGCTCTTCCTCACCAGTTGAAAAAGTTGACGATTATATTGTTGAGGAATGTCTGGGTAAGTTAAATGCTATCCTTGATTTAGAACTTGAAGAAGAAGATTAG